One Deinobacterium chartae genomic window carries:
- a CDS encoding bifunctional aldolase/short-chain dehydrogenase, producing the protein MTSTEPRFTPQPANRWNDAEAPQGDGLAALAYRSRLLGADRSVVNIYGGNTSTKSIEKDHLGRDVTVLWVKGSGSDIASITERGFAGLKLDEVLPLFERESMSDEEMTAYLERTVFEPGRPRQSIETLLHAFVPAKHVDHTHPDAIISIACAPDGERVMREIYGERAAWVPYIRPGFELSRQIGAAVRDHPQLECVVMGKHGLVTWGNTARESYENTLRIIGEAQAYLNARRQDPPFGGPVVQTLPDEQRDALLVRLLPVLRGAMRTHAPVILQVDSSPEVLEFVNSRDAAALSQVGAACPDHLVHTKRVPLFLDWTPDDGEEALIERARAGVAAFALEYRHYFEQHRSPQDRMFPAAPRVTLVPGIGMITSGADAHGAEVSRQLYRRAIAVMRGATSLGGFVSLTAAEAYAVEYWPLELYKLAQKPAPKVLEGHVALVTGAASGIGRAIARRLAQDGAHVVIADLNAAGGQQVAEDIVSERGWQRATSVAMNVTREEQVQAAYRHAVLSYGGVDIVVNNAGIASSAPVEDTSLEMWNTNQSILSTGYFLVAREAFRIMKAQNTGGNLVFVGSKNSLAAGKNAAAYSVAKAAEIHLARCLAEEGGAHGIRVNSVLPDSVLSGSAIWDSKWRAERAATYGIREDQLEEFYRNRNTLKVNILPEDIAEAVYFFATPAASKTTGGILTVDGGVPTAYVR; encoded by the coding sequence ATGACCTCGACCGAACCCCGCTTCACCCCGCAGCCCGCCAACCGCTGGAACGACGCCGAAGCCCCGCAGGGCGACGGTCTGGCAGCGCTGGCGTACCGCTCGCGCCTGCTGGGCGCGGATCGCAGCGTGGTGAACATCTACGGCGGCAACACCAGCACCAAGAGCATCGAAAAAGACCATCTCGGCCGCGACGTGACCGTGCTGTGGGTCAAGGGGTCGGGCAGCGACATCGCCAGCATCACCGAGCGCGGCTTTGCCGGCCTGAAGCTCGACGAGGTTCTGCCGCTGTTCGAGCGCGAGAGCATGTCCGACGAGGAGATGACCGCGTACCTCGAGCGCACCGTGTTCGAACCGGGCCGCCCACGCCAGTCGATCGAGACGCTGCTGCACGCCTTCGTGCCCGCCAAGCACGTGGATCACACGCACCCGGACGCGATCATCAGCATCGCCTGCGCCCCGGACGGCGAACGGGTGATGCGCGAGATCTACGGCGAGCGCGCCGCGTGGGTTCCCTATATCCGCCCCGGCTTCGAGCTCAGCCGTCAGATCGGGGCCGCCGTGCGCGATCATCCCCAGCTCGAGTGCGTGGTGATGGGCAAGCACGGCCTGGTGACCTGGGGGAACACCGCCCGCGAGAGCTACGAGAACACCCTGCGCATCATCGGTGAGGCGCAGGCGTACCTGAACGCGCGGCGCCAGGACCCGCCCTTCGGCGGCCCCGTGGTGCAGACGCTGCCGGACGAGCAACGCGACGCGCTGCTCGTCCGGTTGCTCCCGGTGTTGCGCGGCGCGATGCGCACCCACGCGCCGGTGATCTTGCAGGTGGACAGCAGCCCGGAGGTCCTCGAGTTCGTCAACAGCCGTGACGCCGCCGCGCTCTCGCAGGTGGGAGCCGCCTGCCCGGACCACCTGGTGCACACCAAGCGCGTTCCACTGTTTCTCGACTGGACCCCGGACGACGGCGAGGAGGCCCTGATCGAGCGCGCCCGGGCGGGCGTGGCGGCGTTCGCGCTCGAGTACCGCCACTACTTCGAACAGCACCGCAGCCCGCAGGACCGCATGTTCCCCGCCGCTCCGCGCGTCACGCTGGTTCCCGGCATCGGCATGATCACCAGCGGCGCGGACGCGCACGGCGCCGAGGTGAGCCGACAGCTGTACCGCCGCGCGATCGCGGTCATGCGCGGCGCGACCAGCCTCGGCGGTTTTGTCAGCCTCACCGCCGCCGAAGCCTACGCGGTGGAGTACTGGCCGCTCGAGCTGTACAAGCTCGCGCAAAAACCCGCCCCGAAAGTGCTCGAGGGGCACGTCGCGCTGGTCACCGGTGCGGCCAGCGGCATCGGCCGCGCCATCGCCCGCCGCCTGGCGCAAGACGGCGCGCACGTCGTGATCGCCGACCTCAACGCCGCAGGCGGGCAGCAGGTGGCCGAGGACATCGTGAGCGAGCGCGGCTGGCAGCGCGCGACGAGTGTCGCCATGAACGTCACCCGCGAGGAGCAGGTGCAGGCGGCGTACCGGCACGCGGTCCTCAGCTACGGTGGCGTGGACATCGTGGTGAACAACGCCGGCATCGCCTCGAGCGCGCCGGTGGAGGACACCAGCCTCGAGATGTGGAACACCAACCAGAGCATCCTCAGCACCGGCTACTTCCTGGTCGCGCGCGAGGCGTTCCGGATCATGAAGGCGCAGAACACCGGTGGGAACCTGGTGTTTGTCGGCAGCAAGAACTCGCTGGCAGCCGGCAAGAACGCCGCCGCGTACAGCGTGGCCAAAGCGGCCGAGATTCACCTGGCCCGCTGCCTGGCCGAGGAGGGCGGCGCGCACGGCATCCGCGTGAACAGCGTGCTGCCCGACAGCGTCTTGTCGGGTTCGGCGATCTGGGACAGCAAGTGGCGCGCCGAGCGCGCGGCCACCTACGGCATCCGCGAGGACCAGCTCGAGGAGTTCTACCGTAACCGCAACACGCTCAAGGTCAACATCCTTCCCGAGGACATCGCCGAGGCCGTCTACTTTTTTGCCACGCCTGCCGCGAGCAAGACCACCGGCGGAATCCTCACCGTGGACGGCGGGGTGCCGACCGCCTATGTCCGCTGA
- a CDS encoding rhamnulokinase → MSADVTRHIAIDLGASSGRVALGTLQDSRLSVDVVHRFPNGALARADGLYWNVTELWREVLHGLRLAARQGPVDSVGVDSWAVDYALLDEQGQLLDGVRHYRDPRTDGVMEDLLRTVPRETLYEHTGIQFLPFNTVYQLVAQQRRSPDLLARTRALLLVPDLLHYWLSGRRVAERTNASTTQLYDPRQGDWSAPVLQACGLPAQLLPPIVAPGSDLGEVCPELAHDTGLRGTRVIAPATHDTASAVAAVPASGPDWAYVSSGTWSLVGVETPAPVISPRALQHNLTNEAGIHGTTRLLKNVMGLWIVQECRRAWGELDFAALYADAAQVPAHGPLIDPDDLRFLPPGTDMPLRVQTFCAQTGQSVPQTPAQITRCILESLACKTAEVLEELEAVTGRAIRTVHVVGGGSQIALLNRLIADAAQRTVVAGPVEATLMGNLLVQAEARGRIPVGKLRETVRASVTLETFVPGPTPTQRARFARVRAATPAP, encoded by the coding sequence ATGTCCGCTGACGTCACCCGCCACATCGCGATCGACCTGGGTGCCTCGAGCGGCCGGGTCGCCCTGGGGACGCTACAGGATTCCCGGCTCAGCGTGGACGTCGTGCACCGCTTTCCCAACGGGGCGCTCGCCAGGGCGGACGGGCTGTACTGGAACGTGACCGAACTGTGGCGTGAGGTTCTGCACGGCCTGCGCCTTGCTGCCCGGCAGGGACCGGTGGACAGCGTGGGCGTGGACTCGTGGGCGGTGGACTACGCGCTGCTCGACGAGCAAGGCCAGCTGCTCGACGGGGTACGCCACTACCGCGATCCGCGCACCGACGGTGTGATGGAGGACCTGTTGCGCACGGTGCCGCGCGAGACGCTGTACGAACACACCGGCATCCAGTTCCTGCCGTTTAACACCGTGTACCAGCTTGTCGCGCAGCAGCGCCGCTCGCCGGACCTGCTCGCCCGGACGCGCGCGCTGCTGCTGGTCCCGGACCTGCTGCACTACTGGCTCTCGGGCCGCCGGGTCGCCGAGCGCACCAATGCCAGCACCACCCAGCTCTACGACCCGCGCCAGGGCGACTGGTCCGCGCCGGTGCTGCAAGCCTGCGGGCTGCCTGCGCAGCTGCTGCCGCCGATCGTGGCGCCCGGCAGCGACCTCGGGGAGGTGTGCCCCGAACTCGCGCACGACACCGGCCTCAGGGGGACGCGCGTGATCGCGCCGGCCACGCACGACACCGCCAGCGCGGTCGCCGCCGTGCCGGCCAGCGGACCGGACTGGGCCTACGTCTCGAGCGGCACGTGGTCGCTGGTCGGTGTGGAAACGCCGGCTCCGGTCATCTCGCCGCGCGCGCTGCAGCACAACCTGACCAACGAGGCGGGCATTCACGGCACCACGCGTCTGCTCAAGAACGTGATGGGGCTGTGGATCGTGCAGGAGTGCCGCCGGGCCTGGGGGGAGCTGGACTTCGCGGCGCTGTACGCCGACGCCGCGCAGGTACCCGCGCACGGACCGCTCATCGACCCCGACGATCTGCGCTTCTTGCCCCCGGGTACGGATATGCCGCTGCGCGTGCAGACCTTCTGCGCCCAGACCGGCCAGAGCGTGCCGCAGACCCCCGCACAGATCACGCGCTGCATCCTCGAGAGCCTCGCTTGCAAGACGGCCGAGGTCCTCGAGGAACTCGAGGCGGTGACCGGCCGGGCGATCCGCACGGTGCACGTGGTGGGCGGCGGCTCGCAGATCGCGCTGCTCAACCGGCTGATCGCCGACGCTGCGCAGCGCACCGTGGTCGCCGGTCCGGTGGAGGCTACACTGATGGGAAACCTGCTGGTGCAGGCCGAAGCGCGCGGGCGCATCCCGGTCGGGAAGCTGCGCGAAACGGTGCGCGCCTCGGTGACGCTGGAAACCTTCGTGCCGGGCCCGACCCCGACCCAGCGTGCGCGCTTTGCCCGGGTGCGCGCCGCGACCCCTGCGCCCTGA
- a CDS encoding (Fe-S)-binding protein, translated as MRIDLFITCLNDALFPRTGEATVRLLERLGHTVHFNPEQTCCGQMHANSGYRREALPLVRRFVRTFRDADVIVAPSGSCVATVRDLYPRLAEWSGDSELLDAVHALSGRVFELSEFLVHRLGLEDVGAYYPHRVTYHPTCHSLRILRVGDAPLRLLRSVRGLALVELPQADQCCGFGGTFAVKNADTSTAMLADKLQHVMATRAEACAAADNSCLMHIGGGLGRLRSGTRVVHLAEILASTEHEVYA; from the coding sequence TTGCGAATCGATCTGTTCATCACCTGCCTGAACGACGCGCTGTTTCCCCGCACCGGCGAGGCGACCGTGCGCCTGCTCGAACGGCTGGGGCATACGGTGCATTTCAACCCCGAGCAAACCTGCTGCGGGCAGATGCACGCCAACAGCGGCTACCGCCGTGAGGCGCTGCCCCTGGTGCGGCGTTTCGTGCGCACCTTTCGCGACGCGGACGTTATCGTGGCACCCAGCGGTTCGTGCGTCGCCACCGTGCGCGACCTGTACCCCCGCCTGGCCGAGTGGTCCGGGGACAGCGAGCTGTTGGACGCGGTCCACGCCCTGTCCGGACGTGTGTTCGAGCTCAGCGAGTTCCTGGTGCACCGCCTCGGCCTCGAGGACGTCGGCGCGTACTACCCGCACCGCGTCACCTACCACCCGACCTGTCACTCGCTGCGCATCCTGCGCGTCGGAGACGCTCCGCTGCGCTTGCTGCGCAGCGTGCGCGGCCTCGCGCTGGTCGAGCTGCCCCAGGCCGACCAGTGCTGCGGTTTCGGCGGCACTTTCGCGGTCAAGAACGCCGACACCAGCACCGCGATGCTCGCCGACAAGCTGCAGCACGTCATGGCAACCCGCGCCGAGGCCTGCGCCGCCGCCGACAACAGCTGCCTGATGCACATCGGCGGCGGCCTCGGGCGCCTGCGCAGCGGCACGCGCGTCGTGCACCTCGCCGAGATCCTTGCCAGCACCGAACACGAGGTGTACGCGTGA
- a CDS encoding LUD domain-containing protein yields MSGGGIKPAQPFAQAARVTLANAQMRRNLRHATTTIRDKRQRAVSELPDWEALRDEGAALKDHALANLGELLLDLEAAVQARGGQVHWARDAHEAREIVARIAVRHGAREVIKVKSISTDEIELNAGLEAHGVHAIETDLAELIVQLAEDRPSHILVPAIHRNRAEIRDLFRRRLGAELLTDDPAALAEAARAYLRGKFLSTRVAVSGANFAVAETGTVCVVESEGNGRMCVTLPDVLISVMGIEKVLAAWSDVAVFLRLLPRSSTAERMNPYTSFWSGVTPGDGPQEFHLVLLDNGRSAVLADQVGRQTLRCIRCSACLNVCPVYERTGGHAYGSVYPGPIGAILTPQLLQLEDANANTLPWASSLCGACYDACPVKINIPEVLLHLRGQITGQRPLDAEAVAFRSAAWIMSEPFRFEGAIRLARLGQGPLLRDGAIRALPGLLGGWTEARDLPAFPQRSFREWWRTRPAPPAPPERADAAPEPDLGEPLAPHREETR; encoded by the coding sequence GTGAGCGGCGGCGGCATCAAACCGGCCCAACCCTTTGCGCAGGCGGCGCGGGTCACGCTGGCCAACGCGCAGATGCGCCGCAACCTGCGCCACGCCACCACCACCATCCGTGACAAGCGTCAGCGCGCCGTAAGCGAACTGCCCGACTGGGAGGCGCTGCGCGACGAGGGCGCGGCCCTCAAGGACCACGCGCTGGCCAACCTCGGCGAACTGCTGCTCGACCTCGAGGCGGCGGTGCAGGCGCGCGGCGGGCAGGTGCACTGGGCGCGCGACGCGCACGAGGCCCGCGAGATCGTCGCACGCATCGCTGTGCGGCACGGCGCGCGCGAGGTCATCAAGGTCAAGTCGATCAGCACCGACGAGATCGAGCTGAACGCTGGCCTCGAGGCGCACGGGGTGCACGCCATCGAAACCGACCTGGCCGAGCTGATCGTGCAGCTCGCCGAGGACCGTCCCAGCCATATCCTGGTGCCGGCCATTCACCGCAACCGCGCGGAGATCCGCGACCTGTTCCGCCGCCGTCTCGGCGCGGAGCTGCTCACCGACGACCCGGCCGCGCTCGCCGAGGCTGCCCGGGCGTACTTGCGCGGAAAGTTCCTGAGCACGCGCGTGGCGGTGAGCGGCGCGAACTTCGCGGTGGCCGAGACCGGCACGGTGTGCGTGGTGGAGTCCGAGGGCAACGGGCGCATGTGCGTCACGCTGCCGGACGTGCTGATCAGCGTGATGGGCATCGAGAAGGTCCTGGCGGCATGGTCGGACGTCGCGGTGTTCTTGCGCCTGCTGCCGCGCAGCAGTACCGCCGAGCGCATGAACCCGTACACCAGTTTCTGGAGCGGCGTCACCCCCGGCGACGGCCCGCAGGAATTCCACCTGGTGCTGCTCGATAACGGCCGCAGCGCGGTCCTTGCCGACCAGGTGGGCCGTCAGACGCTGCGCTGCATCCGCTGCTCGGCCTGCTTGAACGTGTGCCCGGTGTACGAGCGAACCGGCGGGCACGCCTACGGCAGCGTGTACCCGGGCCCGATCGGTGCGATCCTGACGCCGCAGCTGCTGCAGCTCGAGGACGCCAACGCCAACACCCTGCCGTGGGCGAGCAGCCTGTGCGGGGCCTGCTACGACGCCTGCCCGGTGAAGATCAACATTCCCGAGGTGCTGCTGCACCTGCGCGGGCAGATCACCGGGCAGCGGCCGCTGGACGCCGAGGCCGTCGCGTTCCGCTCGGCCGCCTGGATCATGAGCGAACCTTTCCGCTTCGAGGGGGCGATCCGGCTGGCGCGGCTGGGGCAGGGACCGCTGCTGCGCGACGGCGCGATCCGCGCGCTGCCCGGCCTGCTCGGCGGCTGGACCGAGGCGCGCGACCTGCCCGCCTTTCCACAGCGGTCGTTCCGTGAGTGGTGGCGCACGCGCCCCGCACCGCCCGCCCCGCCGGAGCGGGCAGACGCAGCGCCCGAGCCGGATTTGGGCGAACCGCTCGCCCCGCACCGGGAGGAGACCCGATGA
- a CDS encoding LutC/YkgG family protein: MSDSDRFEARMEILARIRRADAAADTPLTRAAFVSDARERREVVEQFAEFAGEYRASVTRTDERDLPETVRTILARRGSVHVVIPADLPARTLPADLKVLRDEALDTAALDAVQAVVTTCAVAVAETGTVVLDHGAGQGRRALTLLPDHHVCIIRESQVVGSVPEAVARLQTSVAQGRPLTWISGPSATSDIELSRVEGVHGPRVLDLVLVRTEAADDPEP, encoded by the coding sequence ATGAGCGACAGCGACCGTTTCGAGGCCCGCATGGAGATCCTGGCACGCATCCGGCGTGCGGACGCAGCGGCGGACACGCCGCTCACGCGCGCAGCGTTCGTCTCCGACGCGCGCGAGCGGCGGGAAGTCGTGGAGCAGTTCGCCGAGTTCGCCGGGGAGTACCGCGCGAGTGTGACGCGCACCGACGAGCGCGACCTGCCCGAGACCGTACGGACGATCCTGGCACGGCGCGGCAGCGTGCACGTGGTCATTCCTGCCGATCTGCCCGCGCGCACGCTGCCCGCAGACCTGAAGGTGCTGCGCGACGAAGCCCTGGATACCGCCGCGCTCGACGCGGTGCAGGCGGTGGTGACCACCTGCGCGGTCGCGGTCGCTGAAACCGGTACGGTGGTGCTCGACCACGGGGCCGGTCAGGGGCGGCGGGCCCTGACCCTGCTGCCCGACCACCACGTGTGCATCATCCGCGAGTCGCAGGTCGTAGGCAGCGTACCCGAGGCGGTGGCCCGCCTGCAGACGAGCGTGGCACAGGGGCGGCCGCTGACCTGGATCAGCGGGCCCAGTGCGACCAGCGACATCGAACTCAGCCGGGTGGAGGGCGTGCACGGACCGCGCGTACTTGACCTTGTGCTGGTGCGGACAGAGGCCGCAGACGACCCGGAACCGTGA
- a CDS encoding GIY-YIG nuclease family protein: MTYPDVARKRQLFQGWLASHATYSTWLATAGQPIDPRVATERIARLADAQRSPEYLYVLTECAASKEIPAYIGKSRTPARRWSSHLQHLARGEKGYARWQRRLLEQGRAVCDLKLYVIGQHQVQAPPLEGFPTTIGALEYQLIGLAADAFTVRLLNSEGQAR, encoded by the coding sequence ATGACTTACCCGGATGTCGCACGTAAACGCCAACTGTTCCAGGGCTGGCTGGCGAGCCACGCCACCTACAGCACGTGGCTCGCGACCGCCGGCCAGCCCATCGACCCGCGCGTGGCCACCGAGCGGATCGCGCGCCTCGCTGACGCGCAGCGCTCACCCGAATACCTCTACGTATTGACCGAATGCGCTGCGTCCAAGGAGATCCCGGCTTACATCGGCAAAAGCAGAACTCCGGCGCGGCGCTGGAGCAGCCACCTGCAGCACCTCGCCCGCGGCGAGAAGGGGTACGCCCGCTGGCAGCGGCGCCTGCTCGAGCAAGGCCGGGCCGTATGCGACCTGAAGCTGTACGTGATCGGTCAGCACCAGGTCCAGGCCCCGCCGCTCGAGGGGTTCCCGACCACCATCGGAGCCCTCGAGTACCAGCTGATCGGCCTCGCGGCGGACGCGTTCACGGTCCGGCTGCTGAACTCCGAAGGGCAGGCGCGATGA
- a CDS encoding ABC transporter permease subunit, giving the protein MFSVYKNTFRRARTTLIIWLVLLALWVLLELSVFKGMAQSGGMNDLVAQVPEAIRSMFFTLDISTIGGYLNARVLTLILPLLTIMFGISLGNAAIAGEERHGQLDLLLSNPISRTEYYLGRLLAMLSMQTLIVLALLVYFHLFAGLQGINLEEVRVLDAFTSVLLLGFTASTLAMLVGSIVPHPGLVLGVSGGVLMGSYLLNAMAPLMPDLKDLQPFSVFYHYNEYLPIRNGLDFTRAFTLAGISVVFVCAGLWRFNTRDLSK; this is encoded by the coding sequence ATGTTCAGCGTGTATAAAAACACCTTCCGGCGGGCCAGGACCACCCTTATCATCTGGCTGGTCCTGCTGGCCCTGTGGGTGCTGCTGGAACTCAGCGTTTTCAAAGGCATGGCCCAGTCCGGCGGCATGAACGACCTCGTGGCGCAGGTTCCCGAGGCGATACGCAGCATGTTCTTCACCCTGGACATCAGCACCATCGGCGGGTACCTGAATGCCCGGGTGCTCACGCTGATCTTGCCCCTCCTCACCATCATGTTCGGGATCAGCCTTGGCAATGCCGCGATCGCTGGAGAGGAGCGGCACGGGCAACTCGATTTGCTGCTCTCCAACCCGATCAGCCGCACCGAGTATTACCTGGGGCGTTTGCTGGCCATGCTGAGCATGCAAACCCTCATCGTCCTGGCCCTGTTGGTGTACTTTCATCTTTTTGCTGGACTACAAGGAATCAACCTGGAAGAGGTGAGGGTGCTGGACGCTTTTACCAGTGTGCTGTTGCTGGGCTTCACGGCCTCCACCCTCGCCATGCTGGTGGGAAGCATCGTTCCCCATCCCGGGTTGGTGCTGGGAGTTTCAGGGGGGGTCTTGATGGGAAGTTACCTGCTGAATGCCATGGCTCCCCTGATGCCGGACCTGAAAGACCTGCAACCTTTCTCGGTGTTCTACCATTACAATGAATACCTGCCGATCCGAAACGGGCTGGACTTTACCCGTGCCTTCACCCTGGCCGGGATCAGCGTGGTGTTTGTGTGTGCCGGCCTGTGGCGCTTCAACACCCGGGACCTCAGCAAGTGA
- a CDS encoding ABC transporter ATP-binding protein: MTVIQVQALSKTYGRSRGIQDLSFQVDAKQILGFLGPNGAGKTTTIRTLLGMLRPTSGTASILGLDIQKQSVEIRRKVGYLPGELNLYPDMNALDVLTYFASLRGITLPRLSHELIQQLQLDPKKPICKLSKGNKQKIGIIQAFMHDPQVLILDEPTSGLDPLLQHTFDGLILEAKKQGKAVLLSSHVLGEVDRTADQILIIKQGQVVAQRPLMELKNQAQQQVEVEFAALPPLHRLHNVPAVVESRIQGNTVVFTVTGNMDAFIKALAQYEVLTLRSLSANLESLFMDFYKEDSDVQRV; encoded by the coding sequence ATGACGGTCATCCAGGTACAGGCACTCAGCAAAACCTATGGACGTTCCAGAGGCATCCAAGACCTCAGTTTCCAGGTGGATGCTAAACAAATACTGGGTTTTCTGGGTCCCAACGGAGCAGGCAAGACCACCACCATCCGTACCCTGCTTGGCATGCTCCGCCCGACTTCGGGGACGGCCAGCATCCTGGGCCTGGACATCCAGAAGCAGTCGGTGGAGATCAGAAGAAAGGTGGGTTACCTCCCTGGAGAACTCAACCTGTACCCCGACATGAATGCCCTGGATGTGCTCACCTACTTCGCCAGCCTCAGGGGCATCACGCTGCCCAGGCTGTCCCACGAATTGATTCAGCAACTGCAACTCGACCCCAAGAAACCCATCTGCAAGCTCTCCAAAGGGAACAAACAAAAAATCGGCATCATACAGGCCTTCATGCACGACCCACAGGTGCTGATCCTGGACGAACCCACCTCCGGGCTGGATCCCCTCTTGCAGCACACCTTCGATGGTCTGATCCTGGAGGCAAAAAAGCAGGGCAAGGCGGTGCTCCTCAGCTCCCATGTGCTGGGCGAGGTGGACCGCACCGCCGACCAGATCCTGATCATCAAACAGGGCCAGGTGGTGGCTCAAAGGCCCCTGATGGAACTCAAGAACCAGGCCCAGCAGCAAGTCGAAGTTGAATTTGCAGCACTTCCGCCCCTTCACAGGTTGCACAACGTTCCTGCAGTGGTTGAATCCCGCATTCAGGGCAATACGGTGGTGTTCACCGTCACTGGCAACATGGATGCTTTCATCAAGGCCCTCGCCCAGTATGAAGTGCTCACCCTGCGCTCTTTGAGTGCAAACCTGGAAAGCCTGTTCATGGATTTCTACAAGGAGGACAGCGATGTTCAGCGTGTATAA
- a CDS encoding NAD(P)-binding domain-containing protein — MYSRALEAAVRAAKGRDVEAPVSGSRQRAEARPLVAMLAGEATAVKEVRPPLEPLCHHRVRCGAVSQALRMKLTVNLFLIVTAPAKPGFLEVLGAALLASAVSRVKAQVQPPPLRLGRFMTVHATSLAGGR; from the coding sequence ATGTACTCGAGGGCCCTCGAGGCGGCCGTCCGGGCGGCCAAGGGACGCGATGTGGAGGCCCCGGTTTCCGGTTCGCGCCAGCGCGCCGAGGCCAGGCCGCTGGTGGCGATGCTGGCGGGCGAAGCCACGGCGGTGAAGGAGGTGCGGCCGCCGCTGGAACCGCTGTGCCACCACAGGGTGCGGTGCGGGGCCGTTTCGCAGGCGCTGCGCATGAAGCTGACGGTGAACCTGTTCCTGATCGTCACGGCCCCGGCCAAGCCGGGCTTCCTCGAGGTCCTGGGGGCCGCGCTGCTGGCGAGCGCGGTGTCGCGGGTGAAGGCCCAGGTTCAGCCGCCGCCGCTGCGGCTCGGCCGGTTCATGACGGTGCATGCGACCAGCTTGGCAGGTGGGCGCTAA
- a CDS encoding TerC/Alx family metal homeostasis membrane protein — METLLTFLNAEWLGKAAWLWLTFLGLVVALLAFDLGVLHRKTQEIGIRQSLWMSLGYIAVALLYGVWVWSYLGPESGVAFFTGFAVEKTLAMDNVFVISLIFAYFAIPRAYQHRVLFWGILGVIVLRGLMIGLGAALVDQFSWVLYLFGAFLILTGVRMLRGGDEETDISRNPVLKFLRRRLRITPELHGEHFFVRQPDPVSGRLVRYATPLFLALVIVEIADVIFAVDSIPAIFAITTDPFIVYTSNIFAILGLRALYFALSAMVHRFRYLKTALALVLVFIGGKIFYNQFFGKLDPAISLGVTLALLAGGVVYSLVRTHRETQQASLPTER, encoded by the coding sequence GTGGAAACGCTGCTGACGTTCCTGAACGCCGAGTGGCTGGGAAAGGCCGCTTGGCTATGGCTGACCTTCCTAGGCCTGGTGGTGGCCCTGCTGGCCTTCGACTTGGGCGTGCTGCACCGCAAGACCCAGGAGATCGGCATCCGTCAGAGCCTATGGATGTCGCTCGGATACATCGCGGTCGCGCTGCTGTACGGCGTGTGGGTGTGGTCGTACCTGGGACCCGAGTCGGGCGTGGCCTTCTTCACCGGTTTCGCAGTGGAAAAGACCCTGGCGATGGACAACGTCTTCGTCATCTCGCTGATCTTCGCCTACTTCGCGATTCCGCGGGCCTACCAGCACCGGGTGCTGTTCTGGGGCATTCTGGGCGTGATCGTGCTGCGCGGCCTGATGATCGGGCTGGGAGCGGCGCTGGTGGATCAGTTCAGCTGGGTGCTGTACCTGTTCGGGGCCTTTTTGATCCTGACCGGCGTCCGGATGCTGCGCGGCGGGGACGAGGAGACCGATATCTCCCGCAACCCGGTGCTGAAGTTCTTGCGCCGCAGGTTGCGCATCACGCCCGAACTGCACGGCGAACACTTTTTCGTGCGGCAGCCGGATCCGGTGAGCGGGCGGCTGGTGCGCTACGCCACCCCGCTGTTCCTGGCTCTGGTGATAGTCGAGATCGCCGACGTGATCTTCGCGGTGGACTCCATTCCGGCCATTTTTGCGATCACCACCGATCCCTTCATCGTCTACACCTCGAACATCTTTGCCATCTTGGGGCTGCGGGCGCTGTACTTCGCGCTCTCGGCCATGGTGCACCGCTTCCGGTACCTCAAGACCGCGCTGGCGCTGGTGCTGGTGTTCATTGGCGGCAAGATCTTCTACAACCAGTTCTTCGGCAAGCTCGACCCGGCCATCTCGCTGGGTGTCACCCTGGCTCTGCTGGCAGGCGGCGTGGTGTACTCGCTGGTCCGGACCCACCGTGAGACCCAGCAGGCTTCGCTCCCCACCGAGCGCTGA